A genomic segment from Pseudorca crassidens isolate mPseCra1 chromosome 4, mPseCra1.hap1, whole genome shotgun sequence encodes:
- the RPL34 gene encoding large ribosomal subunit protein eL34, which produces MVQRLTYRRRLSYNTASNKTRLSRTPGNRIVYLYTKKVGKAPKSACGVCPGRLRGVRAVRPKVLMRLSKTKKHVSRAYGGSMCAKCVRDRIKRAFLIEEQKIVVKVLKAQAQSQKAK; this is translated from the exons ATGGTTCAGCGTTTGACATACCGTCGTAGGCTGTCCTACAATACAGCCTCTAACAAAACCAGGCT GTCCCGAACCCCTGGTAATAGAATTGTTTACCTTTATACCAAGAAAGTTGGGAAAGCACCAAAATCCGCATGTGGCGTGTGCCCAGGCCGACTTCGAGGA GTTCGTGCTGTGAGACCTAAAGTTCTTATGAGGTTGTCTAAAACGAAAAAACATGTTAGCCGGGCCTACGGTGGTTCCATGTGTGCTAAATGTGTCCGTGACAG gaTCAAGCGCGCTTTCCTCATTGAGGAGCAGAAAATCGTTGTGAAAGTGTTGAAAGCACAAGCACAGAGTCAGAAagctaaatag